Proteins from one Anopheles nili chromosome 2, idAnoNiliSN_F5_01, whole genome shotgun sequence genomic window:
- the LOC128732111 gene encoding GTPase HRas, with protein MTEYKLVVVGAGGVGKSALTIQLIQNHFVDEYDPTIEDSYRKQVVIDGETCLLDILDTAGQEEYSAMRDQYMRTGEGFLLVFAVNSAKSFEDIGTYREQIKRVKDAEEVPMVLVGNKCDLQAWAVDMTQARDVAKQYGVPFVETSAKTRMGVDDAFYTLVREIRKDKERGKKNRKHHKLVSSRRFKCQLL; from the exons ATGACGGAGTACAAACTAGTCGTAGTAGGCGCCGGAGGTGTTGGCAAGTCTGCACTGACCATACAACTTATTCAGAACCATTTCGTTGATGAGTACGACCCGACAATTGAAGATTCCTACCGGAAGCAAGTAGTTATAG ATGGCGAAACGTGCTTGCTTGACATTCTGGATACAGCAGGTCAGGAGGAATATTCTGCGATGCGTGATCAGTATATGCGAACGGGGGAAGGATTTCTGTTAGTATTCGCTGTTAACAGTGCCAAAAGTTTCGAAGATATAG GAACCTACAGAGAACAGATCAAGCGTGTTAAGGACGCAGAAGAAGTGCCGATGGTGTTAGTTGGCAACAAGTGCGATTTGCAAGCGTGGGCAGTGGATATGACTCAGGCCAGAGAT GTGGCAAAACAGTACGGCGTTCCTTTCGTAGAGACCTCTGCCAAAACGCGCATGGGTGTCGATGATGCCTTCTACACGCTAGTTCGAGAAATTCGCAAAGACAAGgaaagggggaaaaagaaTCGGAAGCATCATAAGCTGGTGTCGAGCAGACGATTCAAGTGCCAGTTGCTATAA
- the LOC128732110 gene encoding 39S ribosomal protein L47, mitochondrial, whose product MNILRQILPVSLQFARCISTTTSQQALALYRRKATMPVRQICTTPSRYDLMEFFDDKKNWGEQEVKHGRAWTKDDLRIKSNGDLHKLWFVLLKERNMLLTMEHECKAKMELFPSAERLDKVEESMGNLEEVVRERNRAYYELETGETGERPGRVVPNELGVRFYYRAFEHVIPRYANRKWNERHKFTFGGKAVWKFLRLYRERLYNQKRKLRNRERNEVVHLLRRFPNIDRDSLAQRFPSVDVEKLYKLDKIRLNRSVDN is encoded by the exons ATGAATATTCTAAGGCAAATTCTACCAGTATCCCTACAATTTGCAAGATGTATTTCCACAACAACCTCTCAACAGGCTTTGGCACTTTATCGAAG GAAAGCAACAATGCCGGTACGACAAATCTGCACCACCCCATCCCGGTATGATTTGATGGAATTCTTCGACGACAAGAAGAACTGGGGCGAACAGGAAGTAAAACATGGTCGCGCGTGGACAAAAGACGATCTGCGGATTAAATCCAATGGTGACCTGCACAAACTTTGGTTCGTACTGCTGAAGGAACGTAACATGCTGCTGACGATGGAACATGAGTGCAAAGCAAAGATGGAGCTGTTTCCGAGCGCCGAGAGGCTAGATAAG GTTGAAGAATCGATGGGAAATTTGGAAGAAGTAGTGCGGGAGCGGAACCGTGCCTATTACGAGCTAGAAACGGGCGAAACCGGCGAACGTCCCGGCCGAGTCGTTCCAAACGAGCTGGGAGTACGGTTTTACTATCGCGCATTTGAACACGTGATTCCGAGGTACGCCAACCGCAAATGGAACGAACGGCACAAGTTCACATTTGGCGGAAAAGCAGTATGGAAGTTCCTGCGCCTGTACCGCGAGCGGCTGTACAACCAGAAGCGAAAGCTGCGCAATCGCGAACGTAACGAGGTGGTTCATCTGTTGCGACGATTCCCCAACATTGATCGCGACTCGCTGGCCCAACGGTTCCCATCGGTCGACGTGGAAAAGCTGTACAAGTTGGATAAAATCCGTTTGAACCGGTCGGTGGACAATTAG